Proteins co-encoded in one Micropterus dolomieu isolate WLL.071019.BEF.003 ecotype Adirondacks linkage group LG19, ASM2129224v1, whole genome shotgun sequence genomic window:
- the LOC123958368 gene encoding histone RNA hairpin-binding protein isoform X1 encodes MSDWTRDGRRDAHNSEHENRTYGRSRWSHCRKRGIDGSLRASREADGSDRENVSHSHSDNRHASFTTPESAGPLSRCGRQSDWSSQVDDDELRRDVHRDMQRYRRRILGAEVTQRERKTSSGSSGSCDSREGENMETDEGVLLRRQKQINYGKNTLAYDRYIKEVPKHMRQPGVHPKTPNKFRKYSRRSWDQQIKLWKVKLHAWDPPTQGGQDKVLDNIEELGLDDVMDIELDFPTLSDSQDAPTCLPTRSLSLEGEDCSGTPVKVQKTETTAEPDMA; translated from the exons ATGTCTGACTGGACCAGAGACGGGCGACGTGATGCTCACAACAGTGAACATGAAAATAG GACCTATGGCCGGTCTCGGTGGTCCCACTGCAGGAAGAGAGGGATCGATGGAAGCCTGCGGGCCAGCAGAGAGGCAGATGGTAGTGACAGGGAAAACGTCAGCCACAGCCACTCTGACAACAGACATGCCAG TTTTACCACTCCAGAGAGCGCAGGCCCGTTGTCTCGCTGTGGTAGACAGTCTGACTGGAGCAGCCAGGTGGATGATGATGAGCTGAGGAGGGATGTCCACAGAGACATGCAGCG TTACAGGAGGAGGATACTGGGTGCAGAGGTCAcccagagggagagaaagacctCCTCTGGCTCTTCTGGGAG CTGTGACTCCAGAGAGGGGGAAAACATGGAGACTGATGAGGGTGTGTTGCTACGGCGACAGAAACAGATCAACTACGGCAAGAACACACTGGCTTACGACAGATACATCAAAGAAGTTCCAAA ACACATGCGTCAGCCAGGTGTTCACCCAAAGACTCCCAATAAGTTCAGGAAGTACAGCCGTCGCTCCTGGGACCAGCAGATCAAACTGTGGAAGGTCAAACTGCACGCCTGGGACCCCCCAACACAGGGCGGCCAAGACAAAGTCCTCGATAACAT TGAGGAGCTGGGTCTCGATGATGTAATGGACATTGAGCTGGACTTCCCAACCTTGTCAGACTCCCAGGATGCTCCAACCTGTCTCCCCACACGCAGCCTTTCACTGGAG GGTGAAGACTGTTCCGGCACTCCAGTTAAAGTACAGAAGACAGAAACCACAGCAGAGCCTGACATGGCATAG
- the LOC123958368 gene encoding histone RNA hairpin-binding protein isoform X2 — protein MSDWTRDGRRDAHNSEHENRTYGRSRWSHCRKRGIDGSLRASREADGSDRENVSHSHSDNRHASFTTPESAGPLSRCGRQSDWSSQVDDDELRRDVHRDMQRRRILGAEVTQRERKTSSGSSGSCDSREGENMETDEGVLLRRQKQINYGKNTLAYDRYIKEVPKHMRQPGVHPKTPNKFRKYSRRSWDQQIKLWKVKLHAWDPPTQGGQDKVLDNIEELGLDDVMDIELDFPTLSDSQDAPTCLPTRSLSLEGEDCSGTPVKVQKTETTAEPDMA, from the exons ATGTCTGACTGGACCAGAGACGGGCGACGTGATGCTCACAACAGTGAACATGAAAATAG GACCTATGGCCGGTCTCGGTGGTCCCACTGCAGGAAGAGAGGGATCGATGGAAGCCTGCGGGCCAGCAGAGAGGCAGATGGTAGTGACAGGGAAAACGTCAGCCACAGCCACTCTGACAACAGACATGCCAG TTTTACCACTCCAGAGAGCGCAGGCCCGTTGTCTCGCTGTGGTAGACAGTCTGACTGGAGCAGCCAGGTGGATGATGATGAGCTGAGGAGGGATGTCCACAGAGACATGCAGCG GAGGAGGATACTGGGTGCAGAGGTCAcccagagggagagaaagacctCCTCTGGCTCTTCTGGGAG CTGTGACTCCAGAGAGGGGGAAAACATGGAGACTGATGAGGGTGTGTTGCTACGGCGACAGAAACAGATCAACTACGGCAAGAACACACTGGCTTACGACAGATACATCAAAGAAGTTCCAAA ACACATGCGTCAGCCAGGTGTTCACCCAAAGACTCCCAATAAGTTCAGGAAGTACAGCCGTCGCTCCTGGGACCAGCAGATCAAACTGTGGAAGGTCAAACTGCACGCCTGGGACCCCCCAACACAGGGCGGCCAAGACAAAGTCCTCGATAACAT TGAGGAGCTGGGTCTCGATGATGTAATGGACATTGAGCTGGACTTCCCAACCTTGTCAGACTCCCAGGATGCTCCAACCTGTCTCCCCACACGCAGCCTTTCACTGGAG GGTGAAGACTGTTCCGGCACTCCAGTTAAAGTACAGAAGACAGAAACCACAGCAGAGCCTGACATGGCATAG